The sequence below is a genomic window from Campylobacter concisus.
TCCGTTAAAATCACAAAATTTACTCCCAGAGGCTGATATCTACAAGATAAAAGAGATCTTTTGGAGAAACAATATCGTTGCTTTTGCGCCGTTTTTAGAGGCAAAAGTTAAAGATGAAAAAGGAATTGAATTTGCCTTTGAAGGAACCTATTTTGATAAAAATATCGGTCTAAAAGATGAGCCAGAATTTAGCACAGGCGTTAAGAGTTTGTATGGATTTTGGGGTGTTGAGGGCGCTTGGCCAAAAGATGAAAGTATGGATGAAATTTTAGTTGGCGAAGAACTTTCTAAGGCTAAAAATTTAAAAGTTGGCGACAAGCTTAGCCTTACTGGCAAAAACGGTACAAAAGAGGTTAAAATAGTTGGAATTTTAAAAGGAGCTAGTGATGAGACGCATAAGCTAGTTGGCTCACTAAAGCTTGCTGGCGATCTATCAGGTCACGCTGGATCATACACAAAGGCTGAAGTCTCAGCTATGACGATCCCGGAAAATGACCTATCGCTAAAAGCAAGAAGAAATTTAGACAACCTTGATAGCGCAGAGTACGACAAATGGTATTGCTCAGCCTATGCAGGATCAATCGCATTTCAGATAGAAGAAAATTTACCAAACGTTAGCGCAAAGGCAAGCCTTCAAGTCAGCGATGCAGAGAGTAACATAGTAAAGAAAATCCAAAGCCTAATGGGCATCGTTAGCATCATCGCTCTTGTGGTTTCAGCTATTGGCATAACGTCGCTAATGACAAGTGAAATTTACCGCCGTAAAAAAGAGATCGGCCTTTTAAAAGCCATAGGTGCTAGTAACTTTGAAATTTACGCTTTGTTTGCTAGCGAGAGTCTTGTGGTGGCATTTTTTGCAGGTATCACGGGAGCATTTTTAGGATACGCATTAAGCTACGTGATGTCTTACATTATCTTCTCTCACGGCATAGGCATAGCTTGGATCGTGCTACCAATAAGCGTGGCATTTGCCTTGCTTATTTCAGTCGTTGGCTCGCTAATGCCAATGAGAAACGTCATAAATTTACTACCTGCGGAGGTGCTATATGACCGCAAATAGCAAATTCTTTTACAATACAATTTATAAAAGTTTAAAAAACGGCTCATCAAGAGTAATGGTCATCGTGATCTCTATCTTGCTTGGAGCATGCGTGTGTGCTGCATTTGTTAATGTCTATCTTGACATTGACTCAAAGGTCTCACGTGAGCTAAAAACTTATGGTGCAAATATGATCTTTGCTCCAAAAGATATGGCTACAAGCGATGATATGAGTGAAAAAACTTACAATGAAATGATCGCTAAAGTACCAAAAGACAAGCTTCTTGGTGAGAGCGGCTATCTCTTTGCTCAGGCAAATATCGGTCCAACAAACGCCATCGTCATGGGAACAAAATTTAGCAATCTAAAAAAAGTTAAACCATTTTTAGATGTTAGAGATGGAACGATGATAAATGTCGATTTTGACGATAAAAACGTGCTAATAGGCGTCGATCTAGCTCGTCAGGCTGGCTTTAAAGCAGGCGATGATATAGAAATTCGTGCCATTGGCTCAAATGAGAGCATAAATGTAAAGATAAAAGGCGTAGTGGCAAGTGGTGACAAAGAGGACGCCCTTTTGATCACGTCGCTATCTTTGGCTCAGCAAATTTCAAACAAAGCTGGCAAGATAAACTATGCTGAAGCTGTTGTGCTTGGAAATTTTGACGAGATAACATCGCTTGCAAAGACTATTAGCAATGACGAAATAGTCGCAAAACCAGTGGCAAAAGTTTCAAAGTCTGAGGGATATATTTTGGAGAAAATAAAGCTATTAATGGCACTTGTTAGCCTTGTTATTTTGCTCATTACTTCAATGTGCGTAAACACAACGCTTAGTGCTATCTTGCTCTCTCGCTCAAAGGAAATCGCACTTCTTAGAGCCATAGGTG
It includes:
- a CDS encoding ABC transporter permease, with amino-acid sequence MTANSKFFYNTIYKSLKNGSSRVMVIVISILLGACVCAAFVNVYLDIDSKVSRELKTYGANMIFAPKDMATSDDMSEKTYNEMIAKVPKDKLLGESGYLFAQANIGPTNAIVMGTKFSNLKKVKPFLDVRDGTMINVDFDDKNVLIGVDLARQAGFKAGDDIEIRAIGSNESINVKIKGVVASGDKEDALLITSLSLAQQISNKAGKINYAEAVVLGNFDEITSLAKTISNDEIVAKPVAKVSKSEGYILEKIKLLMALVSLVILLITSMCVNTTLSAILLSRSKEIALLRAIGASKKDVLNLFGFETFVTALISALVGAFLGYLLAQILGYAIFDSSIDFRILSIPVAVIISLLFAAIAAFYPIKRALNNKMADTLRGE
- a CDS encoding ABC transporter permease; the encoded protein is MKNMQLRMIKSSITGSKVQKTMAFITILLAALLIACMLNITLKIGDQVATELRGYGSNIVVLPRGESLSIEIEGKNFTPLKSQNLLPEADIYKIKEIFWRNNIVAFAPFLEAKVKDEKGIEFAFEGTYFDKNIGLKDEPEFSTGVKSLYGFWGVEGAWPKDESMDEILVGEELSKAKNLKVGDKLSLTGKNGTKEVKIVGILKGASDETHKLVGSLKLAGDLSGHAGSYTKAEVSAMTIPENDLSLKARRNLDNLDSAEYDKWYCSAYAGSIAFQIEENLPNVSAKASLQVSDAESNIVKKIQSLMGIVSIIALVVSAIGITSLMTSEIYRRKKEIGLLKAIGASNFEIYALFASESLVVAFFAGITGAFLGYALSYVMSYIIFSHGIGIAWIVLPISVAFALLISVVGSLMPMRNVINLLPAEVLYDRK